Proteins encoded together in one Oxalobacteraceae sp. CFBP 8761 window:
- a CDS encoding response regulator, with protein sequence MLPTNLFESVFNRSPFGHYLLSPTPEATILAVNDAFLKASARTRTELVGLSLFTAFPSNPADPGDSGEVLLRDSLARVRTSRHPDTLPAIRYPIPVVLPNGETGFEERFWTATSTPIFGANGELVCISHSNIDVTDQVNSEAAVRESEKRFRALTNATADVIYRMSADWSEMRRLEGRGFMKDTESPTGNWLDDYIPPGDHALVQAGIARAMEGGAVLELEHRVWRSDGSCGWTLSRAVPMFDAAGELYEWIGAASDISERKAWEDKLREADRRKDEFLAMLSHELRNPLAPIGAAAELLQRTKLDDGMLKRTSQIIGRQVKHMTALIDDLLDVSRVTRGLVELDQTVLDVGAVLHEAVEQVTPLIDSRGHSLTLNLPPPGTQVLGDRKRLVQVVANLLGNAAKYTPEGGRLAVSAFARGDRLHIDVLDNGIGMAPELAARAFDLFTQAERSSDRSSGGLGLGLALVKSLIGLHGGEVACDSAGAGQGSRFSVCLPLIHAPAATAPMPDAQPGADTALLRVLVVDDNIDAAVMLAMLLEANGHQVQVEHDPLEALAATLANPPQVCLLDIGLPGIDGLELARRLRARPGTAHALLIAITGYGQESDRQQILQAGFDHHLVKPIDIAQLYTLLDGVG encoded by the coding sequence ATGCTGCCCACCAACCTGTTCGAGTCTGTCTTCAACCGATCGCCCTTCGGGCATTACCTGCTGTCTCCTACGCCCGAAGCGACGATCCTGGCCGTGAACGACGCGTTCCTGAAGGCCTCGGCGCGCACGCGCACTGAACTCGTGGGCCTCAGCCTGTTCACGGCATTCCCCAGCAATCCGGCCGACCCTGGCGATTCCGGCGAAGTGCTGCTGCGCGACTCCCTGGCCCGGGTCCGCACCAGCAGGCATCCCGACACCCTGCCCGCCATCCGCTATCCGATTCCGGTCGTGCTGCCCAATGGCGAAACGGGGTTCGAAGAACGCTTCTGGACCGCCACCAGCACGCCGATCTTCGGCGCCAATGGTGAACTGGTCTGCATTTCACACAGCAATATCGACGTCACCGACCAGGTCAATTCCGAAGCGGCCGTGCGCGAAAGCGAGAAACGCTTCCGCGCGCTGACCAATGCGACGGCCGACGTCATCTACCGCATGAGCGCCGACTGGTCCGAGATGCGCCGCCTCGAAGGACGCGGCTTCATGAAGGACACGGAGTCCCCCACGGGCAACTGGCTTGACGACTACATTCCGCCCGGCGACCATGCGCTCGTCCAGGCCGGGATCGCACGGGCAATGGAGGGCGGCGCGGTTCTGGAACTCGAGCACCGGGTCTGGCGCAGCGACGGCAGTTGCGGCTGGACGCTGTCGCGCGCCGTGCCGATGTTCGACGCGGCTGGCGAACTCTATGAATGGATTGGCGCGGCCAGCGACATCAGCGAGCGCAAGGCATGGGAAGACAAGCTGCGCGAAGCCGACCGTCGCAAGGACGAGTTTCTCGCGATGCTGTCGCATGAGTTGCGCAACCCGCTGGCGCCGATCGGCGCAGCGGCCGAACTGCTGCAGCGCACGAAGCTCGACGACGGCATGCTCAAGCGCACCAGCCAGATTATCGGGCGCCAGGTGAAACACATGACGGCGCTGATCGACGACCTGCTCGACGTCTCGCGCGTCACCCGCGGGCTGGTGGAGCTCGACCAGACCGTGCTGGACGTGGGCGCCGTGCTGCACGAAGCGGTGGAACAGGTCACGCCGCTGATCGATTCACGTGGCCATTCGCTGACGCTGAACCTGCCCCCGCCCGGCACGCAGGTGCTGGGAGACCGCAAGCGCTTGGTGCAGGTGGTCGCCAACCTGCTGGGCAACGCCGCCAAGTACACGCCCGAAGGCGGTCGCCTCGCCGTCAGCGCCTTCGCGCGCGGCGACCGGCTGCATATCGACGTCCTCGACAACGGCATCGGCATGGCGCCCGAGCTGGCAGCGCGCGCTTTTGACCTGTTCACGCAGGCCGAGCGCAGTTCGGACCGCTCATCGGGCGGACTGGGGCTGGGCCTGGCGCTCGTGAAAAGCCTGATCGGGCTGCATGGGGGCGAAGTCGCCTGCGACAGCGCAGGCGCGGGCCAGGGCAGCCGGTTCTCGGTCTGCCTGCCGCTTATCCATGCGCCGGCGGCGACTGCGCCAATGCCCGATGCGCAGCCGGGCGCGGACACGGCGCTGCTGCGCGTGCTGGTTGTCGACGACAATATCGACGCTGCCGTCATGCTGGCGATGCTGCTGGAAGCAAACGGGCACCAGGTGCAGGTCGAACACGATCCGCTCGAGGCACTGGCCGCCACGCTGGCCAACCCGCCGCAGGTATGCCTGCTCGATATCGGCCTGCCCGGCATCGACGGCCTCGAACTGGCGCGCCGCCTGCGCGCCCGCCCCGGCACCGCCCACGCGCTGCTGATCGCCATCACCGGCTATGGCCAGGAGAGCGACCGCCAGCAGATCCTGCAGGCCGGATTCGACCATCACCTGGTCAAGCCGATCGATATCGCGCAGCTTTACACGTTGCTGGACGGCGTCGGCTAG
- a CDS encoding NADP-dependent oxidoreductase, whose amino-acid sequence MTATTNRRIVLVSHPKGKPTAENFRIEDAPIPTPGAGELLLETLFLSLDPYMRTRMNGTATYAAALELGDVMVGGTVARVKQSNHPDWKEGDIVVAYSGWQSFAISDGSNLRRVDPDSAPVSTAVGVLGMPGFTAYAGLLEIGQPKQGETVVVAAASGAVGSVVGQIARIKGARAVGIAGGPEKCAFIKDELKFDAVVDHRAPDFAEQLAKACPDGIDVYFENVGGQVLEAVKPLLNNFARIPVCGLVSHYNDAGAGASIDLSLTLFKSLTVRGFLQNEFVERLEPTFLKEAAGWIKDGSLSYREDIVEGLDKAPEAFIGLLDGKNFGKLVVRVAE is encoded by the coding sequence ATGACCGCAACAACCAACCGCCGCATCGTCCTCGTGTCGCACCCGAAGGGCAAGCCGACCGCAGAGAACTTCCGTATCGAGGATGCGCCGATCCCGACACCGGGCGCTGGCGAACTGCTGCTTGAAACACTGTTCCTGTCGCTCGACCCGTACATGCGCACGCGCATGAACGGCACCGCCACCTACGCCGCCGCCCTGGAGCTGGGCGACGTGATGGTCGGCGGCACCGTCGCCCGCGTCAAGCAGTCGAACCACCCGGACTGGAAAGAAGGCGACATCGTCGTGGCCTACTCCGGCTGGCAATCGTTTGCCATCTCGGACGGCAGCAATCTGCGCCGCGTCGATCCGGACAGCGCGCCTGTGTCCACCGCCGTCGGCGTGCTCGGCATGCCAGGCTTTACGGCGTATGCCGGCCTGCTCGAAATCGGCCAGCCGAAGCAAGGTGAAACCGTCGTCGTGGCCGCCGCCAGCGGCGCCGTCGGCTCGGTCGTCGGCCAGATCGCCCGCATCAAGGGCGCACGCGCCGTGGGCATCGCCGGCGGGCCCGAGAAATGCGCGTTCATCAAGGACGAGCTGAAATTCGACGCTGTCGTTGACCACCGCGCACCGGACTTCGCCGAGCAGCTGGCCAAGGCCTGCCCGGACGGCATCGACGTGTATTTCGAGAACGTCGGCGGCCAGGTGCTCGAGGCCGTCAAGCCACTGCTGAACAACTTCGCGCGCATTCCCGTGTGCGGCCTGGTGTCGCATTACAACGATGCCGGCGCGGGCGCCTCGATCGACCTGAGCCTCACGCTGTTCAAGAGCCTGACCGTGCGCGGCTTCCTGCAGAACGAATTTGTCGAGCGGCTCGAGCCAACCTTCCTGAAAGAAGCCGCAGGCTGGATCAAGGATGGTTCGCTGAGCTACCGTGAAGACATCGTCGAAGGGCTGGACAAGGCGCCCGAGGCGTTCATTGGCCTGCTTGACGGCAAGAATTTCGGCAAGCTGGTGGTACGCGTCGCCGAATGA
- a CDS encoding NYN domain-containing protein — protein sequence MASSSDNISMAVFCDFENVALGVRDANYEKFDIKPVLERLLLKGSIVVKKSYCDWDRYKGFKAAMHEANFELIEIPHVRQSGKNSADIRLVVDALDLCYTKSHVNTFVIISGDSDFSPLVSKLRENNKQVIGVGVKQSTSDLLVANCDEFIFYDDLVREQRRTAAKRDERKAAPQPRRSNASNNTNTNVGDDKRKEELEARKVQALDMVVETFDALTSERGDTGKIWASLLKDTLKRRRPDFSETYYGFRTFGNLLEEAQTRGLFEFGRDEKSGTYVFRSAHAGNVASSQEAQQDGTQAPDAVVQDMLDAAAPVEGNDEPVKNDGRRGRGRGGRKGGNRNEASNVPALMEPVAVEPEPQEELFEEPAAQPESQPQSQLESQPARTDGRRGRGQGGRKGGNRNDASNVPALLAPVAVEPEAQDDTFDEPASQPTLVVSDAELVEAEAAPAPVEKERRRAPRKPSAKKLAEQAAAEAAAAAAEAEAQAAAAAETQEEVAPEPEVEAEAEDAKPARTKGARPARKAAPRSRRPAKPKAGSDNG from the coding sequence ATGGCCTCTTCTTCCGACAACATCAGCATGGCGGTGTTCTGCGACTTTGAAAACGTCGCACTGGGCGTTCGCGACGCCAATTACGAAAAATTCGACATCAAGCCAGTGCTGGAACGCCTGCTGCTCAAGGGCAGCATCGTGGTCAAGAAGTCGTACTGCGACTGGGACCGCTACAAGGGCTTCAAGGCGGCGATGCACGAGGCGAACTTCGAGCTGATCGAGATCCCGCACGTGCGCCAGTCGGGCAAGAATTCGGCCGACATCCGCCTCGTCGTCGATGCACTCGATCTGTGCTACACGAAGTCGCACGTGAACACCTTCGTCATCATCAGCGGCGACTCCGACTTCTCGCCGCTGGTCTCGAAGCTGCGTGAAAATAACAAGCAGGTGATCGGCGTGGGCGTCAAGCAGTCGACCTCCGACCTGCTGGTGGCAAACTGCGACGAATTCATTTTCTATGATGACCTCGTGCGCGAACAGCGCCGTACCGCCGCCAAGCGCGACGAGCGCAAGGCCGCGCCACAACCGCGCCGCTCGAATGCCAGCAACAACACCAACACGAATGTCGGCGACGACAAGCGCAAGGAAGAACTCGAAGCGCGCAAGGTGCAGGCGCTCGACATGGTGGTCGAGACGTTCGACGCGCTCACGTCCGAGCGCGGCGACACCGGCAAAATCTGGGCCTCGCTGCTGAAAGACACGCTCAAGCGCCGCCGTCCCGATTTCTCGGAAACCTATTACGGCTTCCGCACCTTCGGCAACCTGCTCGAAGAAGCGCAGACCCGTGGCCTGTTCGAATTCGGCCGCGACGAAAAATCCGGCACCTATGTGTTCCGCAGCGCGCATGCGGGCAATGTGGCGTCCAGCCAGGAAGCGCAGCAGGACGGCACGCAGGCGCCGGACGCCGTGGTGCAGGACATGCTCGATGCGGCAGCGCCGGTCGAGGGCAACGACGAGCCGGTCAAGAACGATGGCCGTCGTGGCCGTGGCCGCGGTGGCCGCAAGGGCGGTAACCGCAATGAAGCGTCGAACGTGCCGGCGCTGATGGAACCGGTGGCGGTTGAGCCGGAACCACAGGAAGAACTGTTCGAGGAACCGGCAGCGCAGCCAGAATCGCAACCGCAATCGCAACTGGAATCGCAACCGGCCAGGACCGACGGCCGTCGTGGCCGTGGTCAAGGCGGGCGCAAGGGCGGCAACCGCAACGATGCGTCGAACGTGCCGGCGCTGCTGGCGCCGGTTGCTGTCGAGCCGGAAGCACAGGACGACACCTTCGACGAACCGGCATCGCAACCGACGCTGGTCGTGAGCGACGCCGAGCTGGTGGAAGCTGAAGCAGCGCCGGCGCCGGTCGAGAAGGAACGTCGCCGCGCGCCACGCAAGCCGTCGGCCAAGAAGCTGGCGGAGCAGGCTGCGGCTGAAGCTGCTGCGGCGGCAGCCGAAGCGGAAGCACAGGCTGCTGCGGCTGCTGAAACGCAGGAAGAGGTCGCGCCTGAGCCAGAGGTGGAGGCAGAAGCAGAAGACGCCAAGCCGGCACGCACCAAGGGCGCACGTCCGGCGCGCAAGGCCGCACCGCGCAGCCGTCGTCCAGCCAAGCCAAAGGCCGGTTCCGACAACGGCTGA
- a CDS encoding sodium:solute symporter, producing MSPLLLFCILIGYFALLLAVAWATSRGANNDSFFIGNKSSNWVLVAFGMVGTTLSGVTFVSVPGAVGADGFGYAQILIGYVIGYLAVTWLLLPLYYRLQLTSIYHYLDVRLGRRAYQSGAGFFIISRLLGATARLYLVVNILQAIILDSLGVPFWLSTLVVLGMILLYTYQGGVKTIVWTDTLQTTGMLFGLFACAWFLLGELNLSVPDSLEQMRSSGLASVFTTDLNSPNFWLKQIVAGALITITMTGMDQEMMQKTISVKTLADSQKNLLALTAVLVVVLLSFLFLGGLLYLYAPTVGVTATGDKIFPAVVMGHLPPALQIIFLIALISALFPSADGAITALTSSTCIDLLGIKRRTDLTQAQAEGLRRRVHLGYAFLFLLLVMGFKAADNPSMIGVILKLAAYTYGPLLGLFAFGMFTARVPRNRLVPLVTIGAPVLCAILEYNQAYLLGSYRLGLELLMINGMLVFAGLYAISLRHQGRHAMQSA from the coding sequence ATGTCCCCGTTACTCCTGTTTTGCATCCTCATCGGCTACTTCGCCTTGCTGCTGGCCGTGGCTTGGGCCACATCGCGCGGCGCTAACAACGACAGCTTCTTCATCGGTAACAAGAGCAGCAACTGGGTGCTGGTCGCCTTCGGCATGGTCGGCACCACGCTCTCGGGCGTGACGTTCGTCAGCGTGCCGGGCGCCGTTGGCGCCGATGGTTTTGGCTATGCGCAGATCCTGATCGGCTACGTGATCGGCTACCTGGCCGTCACCTGGCTGCTGCTGCCGCTGTACTACCGCCTGCAGCTGACGTCCATCTACCACTACCTCGACGTGCGCCTTGGCCGGCGCGCCTACCAGAGCGGGGCCGGGTTCTTCATCATCTCGCGCCTGCTGGGCGCCACCGCGCGCCTGTACCTGGTGGTGAACATCCTGCAGGCGATCATCCTCGACAGCCTGGGCGTGCCGTTCTGGCTCAGCACCCTCGTCGTGCTGGGGATGATCCTGCTCTACACCTACCAGGGCGGCGTCAAGACCATTGTCTGGACCGACACGCTGCAGACGACCGGCATGCTGTTCGGTCTGTTCGCATGCGCCTGGTTCCTGCTGGGCGAACTGAATCTGTCGGTGCCCGATAGCCTGGAGCAGATGCGCTCGAGCGGCCTGGCAAGCGTGTTCACGACGGACCTGAACAGCCCGAATTTCTGGCTCAAGCAGATTGTCGCCGGCGCGCTGATCACCATCACCATGACGGGGATGGACCAGGAAATGATGCAAAAGACTATCTCGGTCAAGACGCTGGCCGACTCGCAAAAGAACCTGCTGGCGCTGACGGCCGTGCTGGTCGTCGTGCTGCTGTCGTTCCTGTTCCTGGGCGGCCTGCTGTACCTGTACGCGCCGACCGTGGGGGTGACCGCCACCGGCGACAAGATCTTCCCGGCCGTCGTGATGGGCCACCTGCCACCGGCGCTGCAGATCATCTTCTTGATCGCGCTGATCTCGGCGCTGTTTCCGAGCGCCGACGGCGCGATCACGGCGCTGACCTCGTCGACCTGCATCGACCTGCTGGGCATCAAGCGCAGGACGGATTTGACGCAGGCGCAGGCCGAGGGCCTGCGCCGCCGCGTGCACCTGGGCTACGCGTTCCTGTTCCTGCTGCTCGTGATGGGCTTCAAGGCGGCCGACAATCCCAGCATGATCGGCGTGATCCTCAAGCTCGCGGCGTACACCTATGGCCCGCTGCTTGGCCTGTTCGCGTTCGGCATGTTCACGGCGCGCGTGCCGCGCAATCGCCTTGTACCGCTGGTCACGATCGGTGCGCCGGTCCTGTGCGCGATCCTTGAGTACAATCAGGCGTATCTGCTCGGCTCTTACCGACTCGGGCTGGAACTCTTGATGATCAACGGCATGCTGGTGTTTGCGGGGCTGTACGCGATTTCGCTGCGCCACCAGGGCCGTCATGCCATGCAGTCTGCTTAA
- the sppA gene encoding signal peptide peptidase SppA: MAFKPLSALRRGFVMLWTALDVTRRTFVNLLFLLIVIIVVSLFFSGGVKPLSNKTALVLEIRGDLVEQYETTLRDAVLDNVGGDSKRTVRLRDVIVVLDAAARDPNISSVVLLLDEMQGGGMAMLREIGAAVDRVKKSGKTVVAWSGSYDQKRYLVASHASEVYVHPMGMVMIEGFGGRRNYYRDALDKVGVTVNLIKVGTYKSAAEPYIANGPSDAAREADAYLYNALWSGYTGLVEKNRKLPDGAIAGMIESLPERMDNAGGSAAKVALQAKLVDGLKTRDELRDLMIKRGAPDDDNKSFRQIGFYDYLSRHPQKQFGDAVGVVVAAGSITDGDGGPGVIGGRSMANLIRQAREDDNIKALVLRVDSPGGSAYGSELIRRELELTRAAGKPVVVSMGSVAASGGYWISMASDEVIADPATITGSIGVFALLPTADKVAAKLGIHTDGVTTTWLADAYNPLRPLDPRFQQLVQSSINNVYSDFTTKAAAARKTTPAKIDEVGQGRVWTGVQAKERGLVDRLGGYNDALASAAGRAKLGKDYRVVYVERPVTRVERFLQMAGASAAQAMTIQVKLGLIENAIPAGPVNQVAADMAFLSELTTERKPFTAVTHCFCGNW; this comes from the coding sequence ATGGCCTTCAAGCCCCTGAGCGCCCTGCGGCGCGGGTTCGTCATGCTGTGGACCGCGCTCGACGTGACCCGCCGCACCTTCGTCAACCTGCTGTTCCTGCTGATCGTGATCATCGTCGTCTCGCTGTTCTTCAGCGGTGGCGTCAAGCCGCTCTCGAACAAGACGGCGCTGGTGCTCGAGATCCGGGGCGACCTGGTCGAGCAGTATGAAACCACGCTGCGCGACGCGGTGCTCGACAACGTCGGCGGCGATTCCAAACGCACCGTGCGCCTGCGCGACGTGATCGTCGTGCTCGACGCGGCAGCGCGCGATCCGAACATCTCGAGCGTCGTACTGTTGCTCGACGAGATGCAGGGCGGCGGCATGGCCATGCTGCGCGAGATCGGCGCGGCGGTCGACCGCGTCAAGAAGAGCGGCAAGACGGTCGTTGCCTGGAGCGGCAGCTACGACCAGAAGCGCTACCTGGTCGCGTCGCACGCCAGCGAAGTCTATGTCCATCCGATGGGCATGGTCATGATCGAAGGCTTCGGTGGGCGCCGCAACTACTACCGCGACGCGCTCGACAAGGTCGGCGTCACCGTCAACCTGATCAAGGTCGGCACCTACAAGAGCGCCGCCGAGCCGTACATCGCCAACGGCCCGTCCGACGCCGCGCGCGAAGCCGACGCCTATCTGTACAACGCGCTGTGGTCCGGCTACACGGGCCTGGTCGAGAAAAACCGCAAGCTGCCCGATGGCGCGATTGCCGGCATGATCGAATCGCTCCCCGAGCGCATGGACAATGCCGGCGGCAGCGCCGCCAAGGTGGCATTGCAGGCAAAACTGGTCGATGGCCTGAAAACCCGCGACGAACTGCGCGACCTGATGATCAAGCGCGGCGCGCCGGACGACGACAACAAGTCGTTCCGCCAGATCGGCTTCTACGACTACCTGTCGCGTCATCCGCAGAAGCAGTTCGGCGATGCGGTCGGCGTCGTGGTTGCCGCCGGTTCCATCACCGATGGCGACGGCGGCCCTGGCGTGATCGGCGGGCGCAGCATGGCCAACCTGATTCGTCAGGCGCGCGAAGACGACAACATCAAGGCGCTCGTGCTGCGCGTCGATTCGCCGGGCGGCAGCGCCTACGGGTCTGAACTGATCCGGCGTGAGCTGGAACTGACGCGCGCCGCCGGCAAGCCTGTGGTCGTGTCGATGGGCAGCGTGGCAGCGTCCGGCGGCTACTGGATCTCGATGGCGTCCGATGAAGTGATCGCCGACCCGGCCACCATCACCGGCTCGATCGGTGTATTCGCGCTGCTGCCGACGGCCGACAAGGTCGCCGCCAAGCTGGGCATCCACACCGATGGCGTGACCACCACCTGGCTGGCCGACGCCTACAACCCGCTGCGTCCACTCGATCCGCGTTTCCAGCAGCTGGTCCAGTCGAGCATCAACAACGTCTACAGCGACTTCACCACCAAGGCGGCGGCGGCGCGCAAGACCACGCCGGCCAAGATCGATGAAGTGGGGCAGGGTCGCGTCTGGACCGGTGTCCAGGCCAAGGAACGCGGCCTGGTCGATCGCCTGGGCGGCTACAACGATGCGCTGGCATCGGCTGCCGGTCGCGCCAAGCTGGGCAAGGATTACCGCGTCGTGTATGTCGAGCGTCCGGTGACGCGTGTCGAGCGTTTCCTGCAGATGGCGGGCGCCTCGGCGGCCCAGGCCATGACGATCCAGGTCAAGCTGGGCCTGATCGAGAACGCGATTCCGGCGGGCCCCGTGAACCAGGTTGCCGCCGATATGGCGTTCCTGTCAGAACTGACCACCGAGCGCAAGCCGTTTACGGCCGTCACGCACTGCTTCTGCGGTAACTGGTGA
- a CDS encoding efflux RND transporter periplasmic adaptor subunit produces MDQHSPIPPATSRPPRKKRTRVIGGTIAVLSMAALGYLAWTLINPAPASGPGGPGMSAGGPGGGGGGGRGPGGPGGGRGGPATTVGVATATVANIPVTLEALGTVVPAAIVTVRPQVSGVVQKIHFTEGELVKPGQVLATIDPRPFQMALLQARGQRQRDEAQLDSARVTLKRFQTLLEQDSIARQEVDTQAALVKQLEGTATIDRAAEGTAQLNLDYATVRAPIGGRVGLRTVDVGNLVGSGDTAGIAVITQLAPIDVEFAVPQDGLPVLQQRITQGAKLPATALDRTRTDALATGSFIALDNQVDTSTGTVRAKARFTNTDGKLFPSQFVNLRLTVNTIQNAVQVPVTALRHGTDGDFVYVLDAAKRTVSLRTVKRGQATVDKVQIASGLKAGEQVITEGADRLRDGASVVLPGDKPGGARGAGQGGREGAGRPARGAPQ; encoded by the coding sequence ATGGACCAGCATTCTCCGATCCCTCCCGCCACCAGCCGCCCGCCGCGCAAGAAGCGCACCCGTGTCATTGGCGGCACCATTGCCGTGCTGTCGATGGCCGCCCTGGGCTATCTGGCCTGGACGCTGATCAACCCGGCACCTGCCAGCGGCCCGGGCGGACCGGGGATGTCGGCAGGCGGCCCTGGTGGCGGTGGCGGTGGCGGTCGTGGCCCTGGTGGCCCCGGCGGTGGCAGGGGCGGCCCGGCGACGACGGTCGGTGTCGCTACTGCGACGGTGGCCAACATCCCGGTCACCCTCGAAGCGCTGGGCACCGTGGTGCCGGCCGCGATCGTGACCGTGCGCCCGCAGGTCTCGGGTGTGGTCCAGAAGATCCACTTTACCGAGGGTGAACTGGTCAAGCCGGGCCAGGTGCTCGCGACGATCGATCCGCGCCCGTTCCAGATGGCGCTGCTGCAGGCGCGCGGCCAGCGCCAGCGCGACGAAGCGCAGCTCGACAGCGCGCGCGTCACGCTCAAGCGCTTCCAGACGCTGCTCGAACAGGATTCGATCGCGCGTCAGGAAGTCGACACGCAGGCCGCGCTGGTCAAGCAGCTCGAAGGTACGGCGACGATCGACCGCGCCGCCGAAGGCACGGCCCAGCTCAATCTCGATTACGCCACGGTGCGCGCACCGATCGGCGGGCGCGTTGGCCTGCGCACGGTCGACGTGGGCAATCTGGTCGGCAGCGGCGACACCGCCGGCATCGCCGTGATCACGCAACTGGCCCCGATCGACGTTGAATTCGCAGTGCCGCAGGATGGCTTGCCGGTGCTGCAGCAGCGCATCACGCAAGGCGCGAAGCTGCCGGCCACCGCGCTGGACCGCACCCGCACCGATGCACTGGCCACGGGCAGCTTCATCGCGCTGGACAACCAGGTCGATACGTCGACCGGCACCGTGCGCGCCAAGGCCCGCTTTACGAATACCGATGGCAAGCTGTTCCCGAGCCAGTTCGTCAACCTGCGCCTGACCGTCAACACGATCCAGAACGCGGTGCAGGTGCCGGTCACGGCGCTGCGCCATGGCACCGATGGCGACTTCGTTTATGTCCTCGACGCCGCCAAGCGCACCGTGTCGCTGCGCACCGTCAAGCGCGGCCAGGCGACCGTGGACAAGGTGCAGATCGCCAGCGGCCTGAAAGCGGGCGAGCAGGTGATTACCGAAGGCGCCGACCGCCTGCGCGATGGCGCCAGCGTCGTGCTGCCGGGCGACAAGCCGGGCGGCGCGCGTGGCGCGGGGCAGGGCGGGCGCGAGGGCGCAGGCCGGCCGGCGCGGGGAGCACCGCAATGA